The following are encoded in a window of Chitinophagaceae bacterium genomic DNA:
- a CDS encoding D-alanine--D-alanine ligase — protein MSLYLHKLTHWEYWPFDVVYIPMYFVWFWYAARARSFFFFNASNPRIKNAGFLMEPKKEIYAIIPQQYIPKTISFAKGTPAAEVLRTLAASGITYPCIAKPDIGCKGKGVQKVHTDEEVAAYSARINMDFLIQEFISFPEEAGVFYCRMPGEANGFITGIVAKEFLVLKGDGASTITQLLMKDPRHHFQLAALQKIYGDELDTVLQKGEARNMVPYGNHARGAKFIDVSHWADAAFTQTIDQVCKQVPEFYFGRLDIMYNNFESFREGKDFCIIELNGAGSEPTHIYDPKHSVFFAWKEIARHFKLLYRVSILNHKRGHRYLTVQEGLQMFRDNKAVMKNLKNY, from the coding sequence ATCAGCCTATACCTGCACAAACTAACGCACTGGGAATACTGGCCCTTTGACGTGGTTTATATCCCGATGTATTTTGTCTGGTTCTGGTATGCAGCCAGGGCAAGGTCCTTTTTCTTTTTCAATGCTTCCAACCCACGGATCAAGAATGCCGGCTTCCTGATGGAACCTAAAAAAGAGATCTATGCGATCATCCCGCAGCAATACATACCCAAAACAATTTCTTTTGCAAAAGGCACGCCGGCAGCCGAAGTGTTAAGAACGCTTGCCGCTTCCGGCATCACCTATCCCTGCATTGCCAAGCCCGATATCGGCTGTAAGGGTAAGGGCGTGCAGAAAGTGCATACCGATGAAGAAGTGGCGGCATATTCAGCCCGTATCAATATGGATTTCCTCATCCAGGAATTCATTTCTTTCCCGGAAGAGGCGGGCGTCTTTTATTGCCGCATGCCCGGTGAAGCGAATGGTTTTATAACGGGCATTGTTGCAAAGGAATTCCTGGTACTGAAAGGAGACGGCGCTTCAACGATCACCCAGTTGCTGATGAAGGACCCCCGCCATCATTTTCAGCTGGCTGCCCTGCAAAAGATCTATGGGGATGAACTTGATACGGTGCTGCAAAAGGGCGAGGCCAGGAACATGGTCCCGTATGGCAACCATGCACGGGGTGCAAAATTCATCGACGTATCGCATTGGGCCGATGCAGCATTCACCCAAACCATTGACCAGGTCTGCAAACAGGTTCCAGAATTTTATTTTGGCAGGCTGGACATCATGTACAACAATTTTGAATCGTTCCGGGAAGGAAAGGATTTCTGCATCATAGAACTCAATGGCGCCGGCAGCGAACCCACGCACATCTATGATCCGAAGCATTCTGTGTTTTTTGCGTGGAAGGAGATCGCACGGCATTTTAAATTACTTTACCGTGTCAGCATCCTCAACCATAAGCGGGGGCATCGTTACCTTACCGTACAGGAAGGGCTGCAGATGTTCCGGGATAATAAGGCGGTAATGAAGAACCTTAAAAATTATTAG
- a CDS encoding NRDE family protein yields the protein MCTVSFVSAGNKKIITSNRDEHIHRETAAAPRTEIINGRRLIFPKDARAGGTWFAASESGVVSVLLNGAFEKHTPKPPYRKSRGLILLDIIAAGDPLHSFTEIDLQDIEPFTVVHYLPGRLFELRWDGDRRHEKELDVSGNHIWSSATLYNREVVAYRKQLFERFLENTASPLPGDVHGFHANNNNDEENGFVISRKTGLKTFSITQAVWQQDKIDFMHTDLLHDKRFEESMQIRHALVNLS from the coding sequence ATGTGCACAGTAAGTTTTGTTTCGGCGGGCAATAAAAAAATAATCACTTCAAACCGGGATGAGCATATCCACCGGGAAACAGCCGCTGCACCCAGGACGGAGATCATCAATGGGCGCAGGCTGATCTTTCCAAAAGATGCCCGGGCAGGCGGTACCTGGTTTGCCGCTTCCGAAAGCGGCGTGGTATCTGTGTTGCTGAACGGCGCTTTTGAAAAGCATACACCCAAACCCCCTTACCGCAAAAGCCGTGGACTTATATTACTCGATATCATTGCCGCCGGGGATCCGCTTCATTCCTTTACGGAAATTGACCTGCAGGATATAGAACCCTTCACGGTGGTACATTACCTGCCCGGCCGCCTGTTTGAGTTGCGCTGGGACGGCGACCGCCGGCATGAAAAGGAACTGGATGTTTCCGGCAACCATATCTGGTCCTCTGCTACTTTATACAACCGGGAAGTGGTGGCATACCGTAAACAGTTGTTTGAACGCTTTCTTGAAAACACCGCATCCCCTTTGCCCGGGGATGTACACGGCTTTCATGCCAATAACAACAATGATGAAGAGAATGGTTTTGTCATCAGCCGCAAAACAGGATTGAAAACCTTCAGCATCACCCAGGCTGTATGGCAACAGGACAAGATCGATTTTATGCACACCGACCTGCTGCATGATAAACGATTTGAGGAATCCATGCAGATCCGTCATGCCCTGGTAAACCTATCGTGA
- a CDS encoding DinB family protein, whose protein sequence is MFNKAKEALNEIVAVLDQLPGQEQYSAPCASLSNATIGQHTRHVIELYQCLLAGYAGGVVNYDDRKRNRLYENDRNEAIAAIREIQDKLEQADKPLQVVCEAAGDNTVIASNYNREVLYNLEHCIHHQALIRVALIATGSVLVPDQFGVAPSTIQYRRQCAQ, encoded by the coding sequence ATTTTCAACAAAGCCAAGGAAGCCTTGAACGAGATCGTTGCCGTGCTGGACCAGTTGCCCGGCCAGGAGCAATATTCAGCGCCCTGTGCATCCCTGAGCAATGCAACCATCGGGCAGCATACACGCCATGTGATCGAGCTTTACCAGTGCCTGCTTGCCGGCTATGCCGGTGGCGTGGTCAATTACGACGACCGCAAACGCAACAGGTTGTATGAGAATGACAGGAACGAAGCCATTGCTGCCATCCGGGAGATACAGGATAAACTGGAGCAGGCCGATAAGCCGCTGCAGGTGGTTTGCGAGGCAGCCGGGGATAATACGGTCATCGCATCCAATTATAACCGGGAAGTGTTGTACAATCTTGAGCACTGCATTCACCACCAGGCACTCATCCGGGTGGCGCTGATAGCAACCGGCAGCGTTTTGGTACCGGATCAATTCGGGGTTGCCCCTTCCACCATACAATACCGCCGGCAATGTGCACAGTAA
- a CDS encoding alpha/beta hydrolase, with translation MAWKTKRNFKWGLLVFFTAWVIFAQSCMKFRMSDSAAKAGFEQRGLPAQFITVKEDGVPLHYVKCGSDDRPTLFFVHGSPGSWDAFRIYMMDTALLKHFRLISVDRPGFGYSDFGTAYHLSSQALLINKIMEKENNNEPVHLIGHSIGGPVIIRMAQDKPQYFSSLTILSGSVSPYDEPKEYWRYAFAYSPLKFLMPGAFRPSNDEIVYFKKELYKLDEGYGLLRMPVTFIHGDKDKFVTVKNVDYGKKKLEHNPGVKIILIPGAGHFIPWERFDIIRDHLLTLKSN, from the coding sequence ATGGCCTGGAAAACTAAAAGGAATTTCAAATGGGGACTGCTGGTCTTTTTCACCGCATGGGTCATCTTTGCACAATCCTGTATGAAATTCCGCATGAGTGACAGTGCGGCGAAGGCCGGGTTTGAACAAAGGGGCCTGCCCGCTCAGTTCATTACTGTTAAGGAAGACGGGGTGCCGCTGCATTATGTAAAATGCGGCAGCGATGACCGGCCCACCCTGTTCTTTGTTCATGGATCACCGGGCAGCTGGGATGCATTCAGGATCTATATGATGGACACGGCTTTGCTGAAACATTTCCGCCTCATATCTGTTGACCGCCCCGGCTTTGGTTACAGCGATTTTGGTACAGCCTATCATTTATCCAGCCAGGCATTGCTCATCAATAAGATCATGGAGAAAGAAAATAATAATGAACCCGTTCATCTTATCGGCCACAGCATTGGCGGACCGGTCATTATCCGGATGGCGCAGGATAAGCCGCAGTATTTTTCTTCGCTGACCATATTGTCGGGTTCTGTTTCCCCCTACGACGAACCGAAGGAATACTGGCGCTATGCGTTCGCCTATTCGCCGTTAAAATTCCTGATGCCGGGCGCTTTCCGGCCATCCAACGATGAGATCGTCTATTTCAAAAAAGAGCTTTATAAACTTGATGAAGGGTACGGCCTCTTGCGCATGCCTGTTACATTCATTCATGGGGATAAGGATAAGTTTGTGACCGTAAAGAATGTTGATTACGGAAAAAAGAAACTGGAACACAATCCCGGTGTAAAGATCATCCTCATTCCCGGTGCCGGCCATTTCATTCCCTGGGAACGTTTTGACATCATCCGCGACCACCTGCTCACGTTAAAAAGCAATTAG
- a CDS encoding YHS domain-containing protein, with translation MRSLFFITALSILSFSARAQDAATLRKKHFNLEAAVAISGYDPVAYFTQKKAVKGNKELALYHQGVTYYFSSPANKEAFKASPSRYEPEYGGWCAYAMGEKGEKVSIDPETFKIVNGKLYLFYNRFFNNTLKDWNKNEASLKAKGDANWMKLFR, from the coding sequence ATGAGATCCCTGTTCTTCATCACTGCACTAAGTATCTTAAGTTTTTCAGCCCGGGCCCAGGATGCGGCCACCCTGCGTAAAAAACATTTTAACCTGGAAGCGGCTGTGGCCATCAGCGGGTACGATCCCGTTGCTTACTTCACCCAGAAAAAAGCCGTTAAGGGAAATAAGGAATTGGCCTTGTACCACCAGGGCGTGACCTATTATTTCTCCTCCCCGGCCAATAAAGAAGCATTCAAAGCCAGCCCATCCAGGTACGAACCGGAATACGGCGGCTGGTGTGCCTATGCCATGGGCGAGAAGGGAGAAAAGGTTTCCATTGACCCCGAAACTTTCAAGATCGTGAACGGGAAGCTCTATCTTTTTTACAACCGTTTTTTCAACAACACGTTAAAGGACTGGAACAAGAATGAAGCGTCGCTGAAGGCAAAGGGGGATGCTAACTGGATGAAGTTGTTCAGGTAG
- a CDS encoding PorP/SprF family type IX secretion system membrane protein, whose protein sequence is MKNLLRRQLIIPLLLLAGFANSQDINFSQFYELPLLRNPGLAGIFNGDVRVTSAFRSQWQSVTVPYRTLGLGMEYKKPVGRSSNDFVTIGMQLTHDIAGDSKLSRTQVFPVLNYHKSLSGEKDTYLSAGIMGGPVIQRFDPSRLSFDDQFVNGSYSPANPTKQVFTNTSFTYWDAAVGLNFSSIAGANTRYYVGLGLFHFTKPKVAFQKQYDIILNPKWVVNAGLSAPVSDANKLIVYADYFMQGGARQIQGGLLLSHDLVANDENLKTTISGGVFYRWNDALVPVVKLDYNHFGIGITYDVNVSKLKTASQYRGAYEITLTYKAFRNNMNSSAEKVRCPAFY, encoded by the coding sequence ATGAAAAACCTTTTACGCCGCCAACTGATCATACCCCTGCTGCTGCTTGCCGGTTTTGCAAACAGCCAGGATATAAACTTTTCGCAGTTCTATGAATTACCCCTGCTCAGGAACCCGGGACTTGCCGGGATATTCAACGGCGATGTGCGGGTGACCTCTGCATTCCGCAGTCAATGGCAAAGTGTTACCGTACCCTACCGCACGCTTGGCCTTGGTATGGAATACAAGAAACCCGTTGGAAGAAGTTCCAATGATTTTGTAACGATTGGCATGCAACTTACACACGATATTGCCGGCGATTCAAAATTAAGCCGCACCCAGGTATTCCCTGTCCTTAATTACCACAAATCGTTGTCCGGTGAAAAAGATACTTATTTATCCGCAGGCATCATGGGCGGTCCGGTCATCCAGCGATTCGATCCTTCCAGGCTGAGCTTTGATGACCAGTTTGTGAACGGTTCTTACAGTCCTGCCAATCCTACAAAACAGGTTTTCACCAACACCAGTTTCACGTACTGGGATGCTGCAGTGGGTTTAAACTTCAGCAGTATTGCCGGTGCGAACACCCGGTATTATGTTGGCCTGGGATTGTTTCATTTTACAAAACCAAAAGTGGCATTTCAAAAGCAATACGACATTATACTGAATCCGAAATGGGTGGTCAATGCCGGGCTTTCTGCACCGGTAAGTGATGCCAACAAACTGATCGTTTATGCCGATTACTTCATGCAGGGGGGTGCCCGGCAGATACAGGGAGGCCTGCTATTGAGTCATGACCTGGTGGCAAACGACGAAAACCTTAAGACAACCATATCGGGTGGCGTGTTCTACCGCTGGAACGATGCATTGGTACCGGTGGTGAAATTAGATTACAACCATTTTGGTATCGGCATCACCTACGATGTGAATGTGAGCAAATTAAAGACCGCATCCCAGTACCGGGGTGCTTATGAAATAACACTTACGTATAAGGCTTTCCGGAACAACATGAACAGTTCTGCTGAAAAAGTAAGGTGCCCGGCATTCTATTAA
- a CDS encoding DoxX family protein, whose product MTRNIFTWLFRIIAAVIMLQTLYFKFTAQPESVQLFTALGMEPWGRIGTGVGELIASILILIPRTTLIGAIMGLGLMSGAIFFHLTKLGIYFGGDAVLFSYALICFVCCAGLVIIYRKNIPQLLKRRF is encoded by the coding sequence ATGACAAGAAATATATTTACCTGGTTGTTCCGGATCATTGCCGCGGTGATCATGCTGCAGACCCTGTACTTTAAGTTCACGGCGCAGCCGGAGTCGGTTCAGTTGTTCACGGCATTGGGGATGGAACCCTGGGGACGGATCGGCACCGGGGTGGGGGAACTGATCGCTTCCATTCTTATATTGATACCCCGTACCACCTTGATCGGGGCCATCATGGGACTGGGACTGATGTCGGGAGCCATTTTCTTTCACCTTACCAAACTGGGCATTTATTTTGGTGGTGATGCGGTGCTGTTCAGTTATGCCCTGATCTGTTTTGTGTGTTGTGCAGGATTGGTTATCATTTACCGGAAAAATATACCTCAACTTTTAAAACGTAGATTTTGA
- a CDS encoding WG repeat-containing protein, producing MRRPLSILFLLFTSIASAQYPAENRIVVKAAGSKFQFVNRQTQLPVSQQLWDETDPFANGFARVLLNNSFTFVNATGKPIAPAEFEDARNFSRNLAAAKKNGKWGFINATGKTVLPFNYEIVFDFDGPVTAVYNDRTWWLANNKGEITRSLDISVCYGFKNGVARITRDDQEGLLYPDGRIVFTQAKPVAVNPVPYHPNTNTSNIVVPCPDNIGFENGDFTNWQCYTGQVDSVGNTNVITLTPSPPTANRHTIYPRALPSAIDPFGLFPTNPPDGSNFAVKLGNTVVGAQAEGIVYTIHVPLNDSNFSIRYNYAVVFQDPGHTIWTQPRFNAKLLDSATNTYIDCASFEYISTSNLPGFAVSPVNPGVIYKPWASVFYSLRGYGGKTLYMEFTTADCVRRGHWGYAYVDVESICGSPVEVHYDCTAPNATTLTAPPGFQFYNWWDQTYSTLLGTGQQLVMNPGPAVNSIIWLEMIPFNNFGCKDTILVKITGDFDAQFDISAPTGCAPQTFTFYNRNIPSTTTLWDFGDGTTGTGDTVTHTYTIPGTYNVTLNVTVPGGCSGSAIHQVSIYPTPNVVQPPNQTLCNGASTTAVNFSGSLANTVFNWTNDNTSIGLPASGTGNIAAFTAINTGNTTVTATITVTPVHLTCSGTAQTFTITVHPTPNVIRPANQTVCNGILTNAINFSGAIAATTFSWTNNNTSIGLAAGGNGNIAAFTATNTGNAPVTATITVTPSASGCPGTPETFTITVNPTPNVAQPASQTLCNGATTNPVNFTGSVTGSSFSWTNNNTSIGLPASGNGNIAAFTATNTGNTAVTATITVTPSASGCPGLPLTFTITVNPTPNVAQPASQTICNGATTNPVNFTGAVTGTQFSWTNNNSSIGLPAVGTGNIPAFVATNATNTAVTATITVTPSAVGCAGTPETFTITVNPTPDVNRPPDQSLCNASTTNAVNFSGSVAGTIFNWTNNNTTIGLAASGMGNIAPFTAINYLNTVNLATIAVTPDASGCAGTPEYFYINVKPTPDVVQPPNQELCSGAPTNAIIFSGAVTGTTYSWTNTGTIIGLPASGSGNIPSFTASSNGAYTAVAGITVTPSAAGCNGPSKIFSITVNPVPSIAQPTNQSLCNGATTNAVAFTGTLSNVSTYTWTNSDPSIGLPASGTGNIPAFAAVNTGNTAITATITVTPSTSLCPGSARSFTITVHPTPAVVVSNDMNVCLGSTAQLSASGASQYTWTPSTGLSCTTCSNPVATPTSSVKYIVRGQSAFGCFAFDSVSLTVIRPFQMLVTPNDTLCIGESTGLRASGANSYLWSPPQGLNRVDIADPVATPATTTLYRVVGYDGFGCFTDTNFVKITVGPRPTLNLGADITTTTGTTLTFNPVTQNGPIVSWTWTPTTGLSCSSCPNPSVTVKDNSYYILNIKNNYGCITNDTIFIFVFCKSAQVFIPNAFTPDGDGLNDILMVRGKGIIVKTFRIFNRWGELVFEKTNFNPNDPKYGWDGKVRGVPATPDVFVYTAEVICDNGVIYTYKGNTTLLK from the coding sequence ATGAGAAGACCTTTATCTATTCTTTTTTTACTGTTCACTTCAATCGCTTCTGCCCAATATCCGGCTGAGAACCGTATTGTAGTAAAAGCTGCCGGTTCAAAATTCCAATTTGTGAACAGGCAAACCCAACTGCCGGTAAGCCAGCAGTTATGGGACGAAACCGACCCGTTTGCAAATGGTTTTGCCAGGGTGCTCCTCAACAACAGTTTTACTTTTGTAAATGCAACGGGAAAACCCATTGCCCCTGCTGAATTTGAAGATGCCCGGAACTTCTCCCGCAACCTTGCTGCCGCAAAGAAGAACGGCAAATGGGGATTCATCAACGCAACCGGCAAAACAGTACTCCCTTTCAATTACGAAATAGTATTTGACTTTGATGGCCCCGTTACAGCCGTATACAACGACCGTACATGGTGGCTGGCAAATAATAAAGGGGAAATAACCAGGTCATTGGATATTTCTGTTTGCTACGGCTTTAAGAATGGCGTAGCCAGGATCACCAGGGATGACCAGGAAGGCCTTTTATACCCGGATGGCAGGATCGTTTTCACACAGGCCAAACCCGTTGCTGTTAACCCGGTACCTTATCATCCCAATACCAATACAAGCAATATTGTGGTTCCGTGCCCGGATAATATAGGTTTTGAAAACGGGGACTTCACCAACTGGCAATGTTACACAGGCCAGGTGGATTCTGTTGGCAATACAAATGTGATCACGCTTACGCCATCGCCTCCAACAGCGAACAGGCATACGATCTATCCCCGGGCACTTCCTTCGGCCATTGACCCGTTTGGATTATTCCCGACCAATCCACCGGATGGAAGCAATTTTGCCGTCAAGCTCGGCAACACCGTAGTAGGTGCACAGGCAGAAGGGATCGTCTATACCATCCATGTGCCCCTGAATGATTCCAACTTTTCTATCCGGTATAATTATGCAGTTGTTTTCCAGGACCCGGGCCATACCATATGGACACAGCCCAGGTTCAATGCAAAACTTTTAGACTCTGCCACCAATACGTATATTGATTGTGCCTCTTTTGAATACATTTCCACTTCCAACCTTCCCGGCTTTGCTGTTTCACCCGTTAACCCGGGCGTTATCTACAAACCCTGGGCTTCGGTCTTTTACAGCCTGAGGGGATACGGCGGAAAAACACTGTACATGGAATTCACCACGGCCGATTGTGTGAGAAGGGGACACTGGGGTTATGCCTATGTGGATGTTGAGAGCATTTGCGGCAGCCCGGTGGAAGTGCATTATGATTGTACTGCACCCAATGCCACTACCCTTACCGCCCCTCCGGGATTTCAATTCTATAACTGGTGGGACCAAACGTATTCAACCTTATTGGGTACCGGCCAGCAACTGGTCATGAATCCCGGCCCGGCTGTTAATTCCATCATCTGGCTTGAAATGATTCCTTTCAACAACTTTGGTTGCAAGGATACCATCCTGGTTAAAATAACCGGTGATTTTGATGCCCAGTTCGATATATCGGCTCCAACCGGCTGTGCGCCGCAAACATTTACGTTTTACAACAGGAATATCCCATCCACCACAACCCTTTGGGATTTTGGGGACGGCACTACAGGCACGGGGGATACCGTAACGCATACCTATACAATACCGGGCACCTATAATGTAACATTGAATGTGACCGTTCCGGGTGGTTGCAGCGGGTCTGCCATTCACCAGGTATCCATTTATCCAACGCCCAATGTGGTGCAGCCGCCAAACCAAACATTGTGTAATGGCGCCAGCACTACTGCAGTAAATTTCAGCGGCTCGCTGGCAAATACTGTTTTCAACTGGACAAATGATAATACTTCCATCGGCCTGCCTGCAAGCGGTACCGGGAACATAGCTGCATTTACAGCCATCAATACCGGTAACACAACCGTTACGGCAACCATTACAGTCACACCGGTGCATTTAACCTGCTCCGGTACAGCACAGACCTTTACAATAACCGTTCACCCAACACCCAATGTTATCCGGCCTGCCAACCAGACCGTATGTAATGGTATACTGACCAATGCGATAAATTTTTCAGGCGCAATAGCAGCTACTACGTTCAGCTGGACGAACAATAATACTTCGATCGGCCTGGCGGCCGGTGGTAATGGAAACATTGCCGCATTCACAGCTACCAATACAGGTAATGCACCGGTAACTGCAACGATAACCGTTACCCCTTCGGCTTCCGGATGTCCTGGTACTCCGGAGACCTTTACAATAACCGTGAACCCAACACCAAATGTGGCGCAGCCTGCCAGTCAGACCCTATGCAACGGGGCTACAACCAACCCCGTGAATTTTACCGGATCCGTGACAGGAAGCAGTTTCAGCTGGACAAATAACAACACTTCGATCGGTTTGCCTGCCAGTGGTAATGGAAATATTGCCGCATTCACAGCTACCAATACAGGCAATACAGCAGTAACTGCAACCATAACGGTTACCCCGTCGGCTTCCGGATGTCCTGGTTTGCCGTTGACCTTTACCATAACCGTGAACCCAACACCAAATGTGGCCCAGCCTGCCAGTCAAACAATATGCAACGGGGCAACAACCAACCCGGTGAACTTTACCGGGGCCGTGACCGGAACCCAATTCAGCTGGACAAACAACAACAGTTCCATTGGCTTGCCTGCGGTGGGTACCGGAAACATTCCTGCATTCGTGGCTACCAATGCAACCAATACGGCTGTTACCGCCACCATTACAGTTACGCCTTCTGCAGTTGGATGTGCAGGTACACCCGAAACATTTACCATAACCGTAAATCCAACGCCGGATGTGAACCGCCCTCCTGATCAATCCCTGTGTAATGCTTCCACTACAAATGCTGTAAACTTCAGCGGCAGTGTGGCGGGAACCATTTTCAACTGGACCAACAACAATACTACTATCGGACTGGCTGCAAGCGGCATGGGTAATATTGCGCCGTTCACTGCCATCAACTACCTCAATACTGTTAACCTGGCTACGATCGCGGTTACACCGGATGCATCGGGATGTGCAGGTACGCCTGAATATTTTTATATCAATGTAAAACCAACACCGGATGTGGTTCAGCCGCCTAACCAGGAATTGTGCAGTGGTGCTCCAACCAACGCCATCATTTTCTCCGGTGCAGTAACCGGCACTACCTATAGCTGGACGAACACGGGTACCATCATCGGTCTGCCAGCCAGCGGCTCCGGGAATATTCCATCATTCACTGCATCCAGCAATGGTGCATACACGGCGGTTGCCGGCATTACCGTAACACCCAGTGCTGCCGGTTGCAATGGCCCGTCAAAAATATTTTCTATTACCGTTAACCCGGTCCCATCCATTGCCCAGCCAACCAACCAGTCATTGTGTAATGGAGCAACCACCAATGCAGTTGCCTTTACCGGTACGCTGAGTAATGTATCCACCTATACCTGGACAAACAGTGATCCTTCTATCGGATTGCCGGCCAGTGGTACCGGGAATATTCCTGCATTCGCAGCAGTGAATACGGGCAATACAGCAATAACAGCCACTATTACCGTGACCCCATCAACAAGTCTTTGCCCCGGTTCAGCCAGGTCATTTACCATAACCGTGCACCCAACCCCGGCAGTAGTGGTGAGCAATGATATGAATGTTTGCCTGGGCAGCACGGCACAGTTATCTGCCAGCGGTGCTTCCCAATATACCTGGACACCATCCACAGGATTAAGCTGTACAACTTGTTCGAACCCGGTTGCCACACCAACCAGTTCGGTAAAATATATTGTGAGAGGACAAAGTGCATTCGGATGCTTTGCGTTCGATTCTGTTTCACTCACGGTGATACGTCCGTTCCAGATGCTGGTAACCCCCAACGATACGTTGTGCATCGGCGAATCAACGGGATTGCGGGCCAGTGGCGCCAACAGTTACTTATGGTCGCCGCCACAGGGACTTAACCGCGTTGATATTGCGGACCCCGTTGCAACACCAGCCACCACCACGCTGTATCGTGTGGTAGGCTATGACGGGTTCGGCTGCTTCACCGATACCAACTTTGTAAAGATCACGGTTGGGCCAAGGCCAACACTTAACCTCGGCGCAGATATAACCACAACTACCGGAACAACGCTTACGTTCAATCCCGTTACACAAAACGGACCGATCGTAAGCTGGACATGGACCCCAACGACCGGGTTAAGTTGCAGCAGCTGCCCTAACCCCTCGGTTACAGTAAAAGACAACAGTTACTATATTCTTAATATTAAAAACAACTATGGCTGTATAACCAACGATACCATTTTCATCTTCGTGTTCTGTAAGAGCGCCCAGGTCTTTATACCGAATGCCTTTACACCGGACGGAGATGGCCTGAATGATATATTGATGGTACGGGGCAAGGGGATCATTGTAAAGACATTCCGCATATTCAACCGTTGGGGAGAACTGGTTTTTGAAAAGACCAATTTCAATCCGAACGATCCCAAATATGGATGGGATGGAAAAGTGAGGGGTGTACCGGCCACACCGGATGTGTTTGTGTATACCGCCGAAGTGATCTGTGACAATGGAGTTATTTACACGTATAAGGGGAATACCACCCTGCTAAAATAG
- a CDS encoding response regulator transcription factor, translating to MKKFLLVDDHVIVRSGIKTLLQEMYSPAEIHEAVDGETAMQKMKEGSYDLVMLDIQMPRTDTLGLMEYIHIKYPDAKVLMFSMSAENIYARRFMKAGAYGFISKEAPMEEITKAISTILGNRKYISDALAEKLAEDSFSGKTGNPFNDLSPREFEIVSLLLEGKTVTEISHALNIQTSTVGTHKARLFEKLGVTNLLELKELATTYNL from the coding sequence ATGAAAAAATTCCTTCTTGTTGATGATCATGTTATAGTGCGTTCCGGTATCAAAACCCTCCTGCAGGAAATGTACAGCCCGGCAGAGATTCATGAGGCGGTGGACGGGGAAACTGCCATGCAGAAGATGAAGGAGGGGAGTTATGACCTGGTAATGCTCGACATACAGATGCCCCGGACAGATACGCTGGGCCTGATGGAATATATTCACATCAAATACCCGGATGCAAAAGTGCTGATGTTCTCCATGAGTGCCGAGAATATTTATGCCAGGCGGTTCATGAAAGCCGGCGCATATGGTTTTATTTCAAAGGAGGCGCCGATGGAGGAGATCACAAAGGCCATCAGTACCATCCTGGGGAACAGGAAATACATCAGCGATGCACTGGCTGAAAAACTGGCGGAAGATTCTTTTTCCGGTAAAACAGGCAACCCGTTCAATGACCTGTCGCCCCGCGAATTTGAAATTGTTTCTTTATTGCTGGAAGGCAAGACCGTAACAGAGATCTCACACGCACTGAACATACAAACCTCCACCGTGGGTACACACAAGGCCCGCCTGTTTGAAAAACTGGGAGTTACCAATTTGCTGGAGCTGAAAGAACTTGCCACTACCTACAACCTCTAG